The Ornithinibacillus sp. 4-3 region CTACTTTAGGAATACGAATTTCTGGAACAGTGAATACATCACCAAACCGATTATTAAATCGTTGTGCAACATCACGTGTTAATTCAAGATGCTGCTTTTGGTCTTCTCCAACAGGAACTAAATCAGTTTGATAAAGTAAGATATCAGCAACCATTAAAGCTGGATATGTAAATAATGCAGAAGATACACTTTCCTTACCTGCAGATTTATCTTTATACTGAGTCATTCTTTCTAATTCACCGACATATGTAGATGTTTGAATTAACCATGCTAAGCTAGCATGAGCAGCGACCTCAGATTGAATGAATAAAGTAGATTTTTCTGGGTCGATTCCAGAAGCTAAGTATAATGCCGCTAGTGAGCGAATGTTATGGCGAAGCTCTTTAGGATCTTGAGGAACTGTAATCGCATGTTGATCAACAACACAGAAATAACAATTATTTTCATCTTGTAGTTGAACAAATTGTTGCATTGCTCCTAAGTAATTACCTAATGTTAATGTGCCACTTGGTTGAATTCCTGAAAAGATTGTTTGCATTTTGTTTCACTCCATTTATATTAAATTATTGCAGTTTAACTGACAGTTAAATTCCTAATTCATTGGGAAATTAGCTGTTAATATAAGCTTAGATTGTGAGGCGAAATTTTTTGTTGGTCCGATAAGCATATTCATTTCTTTTTTTCGTATACTTTAAATTATTACAATCTTTACATTTGATTATACTCAATTGATTCTACCACATCTTTTAAAAAATTTCTTATTTGCTTTATCTAAGCAGTATCTTATTACAATTTTAAATTATCTTATTAAATAAACAACCATCTTTTATAAGCTATAACCCATTAAATATGAAATATATATCCTGTTTAACTTGGTTTATAGATTGGATATCTAATTGAAAGTTAGTAAGGGGTTGATAAATCAATTATAATACTTTATCGCTGTTTTTAAACAATAGAGGCAGGAGAGGGGGAGGCTGAACTTTTCTCCAACTCAAAAAGCTTTACTGACAATTAGATTCTAATAATCAATAGGTTGGAAGAAGATTATCAAAGAAGTAATTAGTAGGCAGGTACTATGCAGAAAAATGATGATTAAATTTTGAAATGAACTTCAATAGATAAATAAAAAGAAAGAACATTTTTTATAATGCTCTTTCCGTATGAATTGTAATATTACTTTCTATTCCAAAAACGTTGCTGAGCTATGGCAGAGACAAAATCTTCTCCAAAATTTGGGTTATTTGCGGCAAATACAACACCAGCTAAATTACTTTTTTCTGATGGTTGAATAAAAGACTGGCCCGTTGAGGCAACGCCAATAGGTTTATAATGTTGATATGCTACATGTACATATTCCATGATATCTTGATTGAATTTTGCTTGATTCTTTGAACGTCCACCAACGATGTAGAGTGAGTCAAGCAGATATGGGCTAGTTGTAATAAAGGTATCATCAACATTTAGTTTTGTGCCATCAGAACCTGTAACAGTTCCAAGAGTGGCACTTATAATATCAACAAACACGTCGTATTGTTTCAATATGTTAAGTGCATTTCTTACCTCATTTGCATTAAAATCATTCCCAATCAATACTCCTACTTTTTGTGTATATGCATAACTAGGTGTATTGTACTGACTGAGAGATGGATAGCTTGTGGAAACAGGAACATGAGATCCACTTGGTCTATCAACCCCTATATTATCTGCAATGATGTTAGCCATTTCCTTATCTACATTAACAAGCAGATTAACGTTTTGTTGACGAACAGATCTACTTTTTACTTTTCCAAGCTGGTAGCTGAAGCCTTCAATCGTATGCTGCTTTTCAATTGGAACCATACTATTCCAAAGTATCCTTGGTTGAGTAAAATAATCTTTGAATGAATCACTTCGAGCTCTAATCTTGTAACCATCGACTTTCTCTGGATAACTTTCATATCCGCCTTCCTCTGGAGGTACCGTATATGGGGTATTATTCGCTAGTGAATTTTGATGATAGTTAACCTGGTCAACATCGATCCGGTGTCTCATATAGCCACGCCGTTGATTATTATGGAATGGACAGATTGGTCGATTAATTGGTAAATCAACGTAATTGGCACTACCAAGACGATGTTGTTGTGTATCTCTATATGCCATTAATCTTCCTTGCAAAACAGGGTCATTTGAAAAGTCTATTCCAGGCACGACATTTGCAGGGTTAAAGGCGACTTGTTCAGATTCCGTAAAGTAATTATCAATATTTCTATTTAACGTCATCTTTCCGACAAGTTGAACAGGAACAAGCTCTTCTGGCCAAAATTTTGAAGGATCAAGAACATCGAAATCAAAATTAAATTCATCCTCCATGGAAATCAATTGAACACCTAATTCGTATTCAGGATAATTTCCACAATCAATTGCCTGTCTAAGGTCTCGACGGTGGAAGTCTGGATCAAGGCCACCGATTTTCAGTGCCTCATCCTGAAGCAAAGAATGAACACCAAGGACAGGCTTCCAAACATATCTCATAAAGGTTGCTACATTTTGTTCATTTACAAATAGATATGTGTTGATGGACCATGATTCCATCATTCTATAACTTCTTAAAATTCCGCGATCAGACATGATCCACTGTACCATATGAAGTGCTTCATAATTATTAGCTACGTAATCCCAGAAGCGATCATGAGCACCAGAAGCTGTTGGTATATCATCCGATTGTTTAGATTGATATGCATGCATTGCATCTGGAAATTTCATTGCATCTTGATTAATTAATACGGGCATTGCAATTGTGGTCAAATCGACGTTTCCTTCTTCGGTATACAGTTTTACACCTTTACAACGTAAATCCCTTGCTGTATCATATGAACCTTTAGCACCCTGAACAGTAGAAAAACGGACAGTAACTGGCGTCTTTTTCCCCGCTTCCTGTAAGAATCCCGCTTTTGTTACATGTCTCATGGACTGATAACATTCAAACTCTCCATATGCACTGTAGCCTCTTGCATGAACTACTCTCTCTGGTATCTCTTCATGGACAAAATGGGACATTTTTTCAAGAAACTCATAGTCTTGACGTAATGAAGGTCCCCGCACTCCAGCTTTTAATTGATCCTGATCTTGAGATCTCTTTTTTCCTTCTTGTGTTGTCATTGGCTTGCCTGTGCTTTGTACACGGAATTTATCTAATTGCTCTTGTTTTGCATTGTTATTGGCAGAATTTTGATTTCTTGATGATTTATCATCCATGTAATCACCACCTAAATTTAATTTTTTAACGCTATTTATATGTCTATGTAGTTTTTCAGCGCCTAGAACAGTCGAACTACATCTACATACATTCTTAATATTCCGTCAAGTATTTATGTCTACAAAGGAGATAATTTGGATGATAAATATAATATCTATCTAGGACAAGTACAGGATAGTTACATATTTTGTACTCTATTCCTAATAATAAAGAAGAATCAGAGCAATTATTTGCATGTATTGCATTTGGATGATATTCCAAACAAAATATGAAAAGTGGTGAAAACCAATGGAAAAAAACAGACATGATGGTATGAATGATGCTATGGAAGGCAAGTTTTTGCCATTGTTCTCTTTTACAAGTGGAATGGTGCACGAGATACTAACTGACCTATACTGTTACACAAATCAAATTGTAAATCTGTGCTGTGTAAGAAATCTTGAAAATACAGAGGAATGGGTTTTAGTTGATACTGGTATGCCTGAATCCGCTAACCGTATTGTTGAAGTGGTGGAAAAACTATTTGGGGAAAATACAAAACCAAAAGCAATTATATTAACACATGGTCATTTTGATCATGTTGGTGCTGTGGTAGATTTAGTAGAGAAATGGAGAGTAAAGGTTTATGCGCATGAAGCAGAATTACCTTTTTTAACCGGAGAAAAAAGTTATCCAGAGCCTGATGGTTCAGTTGAAGGAGGATTGGTGGCTAAGATGTCCCCAATATTTCCAAATGAGCCAGTTGATTTAGGAAATAATGTGGAGGCATTGCCTTCTGATGGAAGTGTTCCTCATATGCCTGGTTGGCGCTGGGTATTTACCCCAGGGCATGCTCCTGGGCATATTTCATTATTTAGGGATAAAGATAGGGTTCTTATTGCGGGTGACGCCTTTGTCACCGTAAAGCAAGAATCACTTTATAAGGTGATAACCCAAGACAAGGAAATCAATGGACCGCCAAGATACTTGACTACTGATTGGGATGCAGCAAGGGAGTCTGTTGAAAAATTAGAAGCTTTAAAGCCGACAATTGCAATAACTGGACATGGCCGCCCAATGAGTGGAAAAGAGCTTGTAGATGGTTTGGCTAGGTTAGTAAAAGATTTTGACCAAATAGCAATTCCAGATTATGGACGCTTTGTGAATCGAAAACATTAAATTTGCCCTTTAAAAGGTTTTAAAACAAAAGAAGGAGTGCCAATTTAGGAACTTCTTCTTTTGTTTTGTATTAAGATTAAGAAATTATCATTGTGTGTTTAAATCAATTCTTGGGCAAGAACTTCTAGAAGTAACGCTCATAGAGACGAAAGGTCGTAGAAGTGAAAGACTCCGACTTCAAGCGTAACTAAATGGTCACAAATTATTAACAATCTTCTGCCTTATAATGGTGTAGTGGTGGAGGAACTAGCCACCCTTTATCTTTATTTAACTGTAGTGCTTTAGCTCCAAGTGCTGCTTTTTGAACATGAAACTGACCAAACATCATAGCAATGTCTTCTCTAATGGATTTTCCCATAATTGAACTACAAGCTACCAATCCTGCTGCAATATTCATCGAAATCATAGCAGCTATCTCAGGGTCAGTAAAACGTGCTCCGGCTGGAATGTCTTCTAAGCGGGCATTGGGACGCTCAGGAGGAGTTGGGGGTAATTCTACTCCGTTTTCTTTTAATAATGATTGAATTTGTTTAACTTCTTGCTGTCCACTTTGAATAGCTTCTTCGAGTAATTTTTTTAAATCTTCGTCACCAGCATGATTTAGATGAGTTTGATAACCAGCAATTACTCCTTTAGCTGTTATGAGAAACGACCATGTACTAAACACTTCCCCATAGTGCATTGGTTCATTTTTTGGATTTCCACTTAAAATTCCCATTATAATCCTCCTAATTAAATTCATCATTAGTGCTATCTTGAAAGCACTTATCACTTAGACTGCTCAATCTATTGATATTTAATTCACTATTTGTAAGTGTTTGGAGAAACTATAATTTTGAATCATGAAATTACTAAGAAGAAAATGTTAGAAAACCTTTTATTAATTTGATTAGGGGTTGGTTTATCATTTCATTAGTCTTTAATTATAAGGTCTGTATCATATTTTTCTTATAAATTATATAAAATGATCAGAGGTAAAATATTTGTTCCAAGATTCAATTCTCAGTTGCGTATTGTTTATTTCGCTATTTACAAGATCACGATAACAACAGGGGATATTTTCTTAATCAATATGATTGTCTATTAAAGATAGAAAAGGAATTATTCCTTGCTTGATAGGAAATGAAAAATTGCTTTACCAATAAACGTTTTAATATCCAGTTTTTGGGGCATACTATGAAGAAGGGGACAGCTATTGTATTTTGAAACTTTTATAAAAAAGGTCGAAAAATCTTGAAAATGCTCTACCTTTAGCTTGACAAATATAGTATAATTATTTATATAGTTACTTGGTTGAACATTTATAAGAATGACCATACACACTTTTTAGATGAGGAGTGAAGTTACATGGTAACACTTTATACCTCACCAAGTTGTACGTCTTGTAGAAAGGCGAAGGCATGGTTAGAAGAGCACGATATATCGTTCACAGAACGAAATATATTTTCTGAGCCGTTATCTTTGGATGAGATAAAGGAAATATTGCGAATGACAGAGGATGGTACAGACGAGATTATTTCAACACGCTCTAAAGTATTCCAAAAGTTAGATGTTAATATTGATTTACTTCCTTTAAAGGATCTATTCCAGCTAATCCAAAAGAATCCGGGCTTATTAAGAAGACCGATTATTTTAGATGAAAAACGTCTCCAAGTTGGATACAATGAAGATGAAATTCGTCGGTTTTTACCAAGAACGGTGCGCACATTCCAATTACGTGAAGCGCAGCGAATGGTTAATTAATATTCTATTCATTTTATATGATAATGTAAACGCAGAGGACTTAGGTTTTCTGCGTTTTATTATTTTTAAAGTGCTCTTGCACATGTTATACTGTAAGAGGTATCTCAGCCTGTAAAAGATCAAATACTTTTCTAGGCTTTTTTTATCTGGGTAAACCTCCACTTCCATGTGTAATTTATATGTAAAACGGGAAAAGTCTTTATAAGAGGCAGGTATTTCCCATTTCTTTCCATAAGTAATATTGAAATTCTTTATGAAATGACAAATCCAATGAAATCGTCTATAATCTTAATTTAATTAATTAAATTCTTTAGGCGTTTTAGCTTTTGATTAAGAGATGAATAGAATACAATATAAGTAGAAACATATAAATCCATCCATAGATGGAAACATTTCTTTAATAAAAGAATTTCAATTGAGTAAGTACTCTTACTTTATAGAAGGGAGAGAATTGAAATGGAAATAGAAAGAATTAACGAAAATACAGTCAAATTTTATATATCGTATATAGACATTGAGGATCGTGGCTTTGAGCGCGAGGAGATTTGGTATAATCGTGAACGTGGTGAGCAACTCTTCTGGCAAATGATGGAGGAGCTTAACTACAAGGAAGATTTTTCTTTCGAGGGTCCACTTTGGATTCAAGTTCAAGCATTGGAAAAAGGGTTGGAAGTACTTGTTACAAGAGCTCAGCTTTCCGCTAATGGAGAGAATGTAGAAATACCGGTTGATGGTGAGAAGACAATTGATATTCCAATTGAAGAGAAAATTGAGAATATGTTTGAGCAAGGCTCAGCTAAACTTACAGAAGAAGCTGAACAAGATTGGAGTAATGACGATAGTGATAATGTCATGTGGATAGTTGTAAGTTTTGATGATTTCGAGGATGTTATCCAATTAAGTCATGCTTTTAAAGCAAACCATGAACATATAGAAGAATCACTATATCATTTTGAAGATAACTACTATCTGTGCATTGAATTTACAGAGGATATTTTCAATGATGATGAACAGGAAAACATCATTTGCCAAATTCTTGAATTCGCTAATGAATCAGAAGCATCTATTCACGTCATCGAAGAATATGGAAAAACAATATTTGAAAAAGATGCATTAACTCAAGTGAGAAAGTATTTTCCGGCATAGCTAAAGACACCTGTAAGGGTGTCTTTTTTTAGCTGGAGATGCTGTAGAACTAATTTTCAGAAGTAATCCTCTTCCAATTTCCTCTAATTTATATTTCCCTTATAAAAAATTCTATTTGAGGTGATTTTTAATTATGCTACAAGCAAAAACAAATACAGGAGAGCTCATTATGCTTACCCCTTTTTCACGAAAGGAGATTGATGTGCTACGAAGGAAAGAGTCATTTTACTGTCCAGTATGTGA contains the following coding sequences:
- a CDS encoding DUF3231 family protein — translated: MGILSGNPKNEPMHYGEVFSTWSFLITAKGVIAGYQTHLNHAGDEDLKKLLEEAIQSGQQEVKQIQSLLKENGVELPPTPPERPNARLEDIPAGARFTDPEIAAMISMNIAAGLVACSSIMGKSIREDIAMMFGQFHVQKAALGAKALQLNKDKGWLVPPPLHHYKAEDC
- the spxA gene encoding transcriptional regulator SpxA, whose amino-acid sequence is MVTLYTSPSCTSCRKAKAWLEEHDISFTERNIFSEPLSLDEIKEILRMTEDGTDEIISTRSKVFQKLDVNIDLLPLKDLFQLIQKNPGLLRRPIILDEKRLQVGYNEDEIRRFLPRTVRTFQLREAQRMVN
- the trpS gene encoding tryptophan--tRNA ligase translates to MQTIFSGIQPSGTLTLGNYLGAMQQFVQLQDENNCYFCVVDQHAITVPQDPKELRHNIRSLAALYLASGIDPEKSTLFIQSEVAAHASLAWLIQTSTYVGELERMTQYKDKSAGKESVSSALFTYPALMVADILLYQTDLVPVGEDQKQHLELTRDVAQRFNNRFGDVFTVPEIRIPKVGARIMSLQDPTKKMSKSDTNERGFISLLDEPKKIEKKIKSAVTDSEGIVKYDVKNKPGVSNLLSILSVCTGETLEALEQKYEGQGYGVFKSDVATAVIDLLTPIQERYHELINSSKLDEILDQGAVKATEVANQTYLHAKNAMGLGRK
- a CDS encoding MBL fold metallo-hydrolase; its protein translation is MNDAMEGKFLPLFSFTSGMVHEILTDLYCYTNQIVNLCCVRNLENTEEWVLVDTGMPESANRIVEVVEKLFGENTKPKAIILTHGHFDHVGAVVDLVEKWRVKVYAHEAELPFLTGEKSYPEPDGSVEGGLVAKMSPIFPNEPVDLGNNVEALPSDGSVPHMPGWRWVFTPGHAPGHISLFRDKDRVLIAGDAFVTVKQESLYKVITQDKEINGPPRYLTTDWDAARESVEKLEALKPTIAITGHGRPMSGKELVDGLARLVKDFDQIAIPDYGRFVNRKH
- the mecA gene encoding adaptor protein MecA, coding for MEIERINENTVKFYISYIDIEDRGFEREEIWYNRERGEQLFWQMMEELNYKEDFSFEGPLWIQVQALEKGLEVLVTRAQLSANGENVEIPVDGEKTIDIPIEEKIENMFEQGSAKLTEEAEQDWSNDDSDNVMWIVVSFDDFEDVIQLSHAFKANHEHIEESLYHFEDNYYLCIEFTEDIFNDDEQENIICQILEFANESEASIHVIEEYGKTIFEKDALTQVRKYFPA
- a CDS encoding catalase — translated: MDDKSSRNQNSANNNAKQEQLDKFRVQSTGKPMTTQEGKKRSQDQDQLKAGVRGPSLRQDYEFLEKMSHFVHEEIPERVVHARGYSAYGEFECYQSMRHVTKAGFLQEAGKKTPVTVRFSTVQGAKGSYDTARDLRCKGVKLYTEEGNVDLTTIAMPVLINQDAMKFPDAMHAYQSKQSDDIPTASGAHDRFWDYVANNYEALHMVQWIMSDRGILRSYRMMESWSINTYLFVNEQNVATFMRYVWKPVLGVHSLLQDEALKIGGLDPDFHRRDLRQAIDCGNYPEYELGVQLISMEDEFNFDFDVLDPSKFWPEELVPVQLVGKMTLNRNIDNYFTESEQVAFNPANVVPGIDFSNDPVLQGRLMAYRDTQQHRLGSANYVDLPINRPICPFHNNQRRGYMRHRIDVDQVNYHQNSLANNTPYTVPPEEGGYESYPEKVDGYKIRARSDSFKDYFTQPRILWNSMVPIEKQHTIEGFSYQLGKVKSRSVRQQNVNLLVNVDKEMANIIADNIGVDRPSGSHVPVSTSYPSLSQYNTPSYAYTQKVGVLIGNDFNANEVRNALNILKQYDVFVDIISATLGTVTGSDGTKLNVDDTFITTSPYLLDSLYIVGGRSKNQAKFNQDIMEYVHVAYQHYKPIGVASTGQSFIQPSEKSNLAGVVFAANNPNFGEDFVSAIAQQRFWNRK